AATGTCTTTTTCAGAAAGGTAAGATAGAATTTTATCAAGGTGTCCATTTTCTTTGACAGACCCGCCGCCGATGACAATAGCCGCTTTTCTGCCTTCAAGCTCTTTCAGTTTTTCTAACGCATTCTCTCCAAAAAAGATGTCTCTTGGTATAGTAAAGCGATTCATGTGTAAAACTCCTTCTTTAGTGAGTGTGGTTTGGCTATATTAATGCATTACCTTGTTTGGGAGAGACTAAACATATGCATGTGCAGGCAAATGTTTATCCCTCAGGGAAGTTTTGTTCTATAGTATAAGCACAGAAAAAGGAGGAATGGACATGTCTCAAATTACAATCAATGCCATTATGAAAGCGAAATCCGGCAAAGAAGAACAGCTCTTTGGTGAAATGAAAAAGGCGCTCGCTCCTTCAAGAGCGGAGGAAGGCTGCATCAGCTATGATCTTCATCGCTCAAAAGAGGATCCGGGAGTCTTCGTTTTTTATGAAAACTGGA
The Metabacillus sp. FJAT-52054 genome window above contains:
- a CDS encoding putative quinol monooxygenase, with amino-acid sequence MSQITINAIMKAKSGKEEQLFGEMKKALAPSRAEEGCISYDLHRSKEDPGVFVFYENWKDQAAVDAHMQSAHYQAYREAIADLIETRDVHFLEKV